The segment ATACTCCGAAATCGGCGATATTCTTGACGATACCTTTTCTGCGCTGACCAACTTCGATTTCCGCAAGCAGTTTTTCCTTGCCGGCAGAACGCTGCTGTTCGATAACTCTTCGTCTCGATATGACGATGTTTTTGCTTTCTGTATCAATTTTAAGAACTTCGCAGGTAACTTCCTGACCGATGAATCTGCTTATATCACCCGGCTTTCTGATATCGACCTGTGAAGCAGGCAGGAAGACCGGTACGCCGATATCCACCAACAGGCCGCCCTTGATTCGACGTATGACTCTGCCTGTTACGATGTCGCCTTCCTTCTTTGTCGTGATGATTTTTTCCCAGCCTTTGATTCGGTCTGCTTTTCTCTTGCTCAGAATAATTAGCCCGCCTGAATCAACCTCTTCGAGAAGGACTTCAATTTCTCTGCCGCTCTGTATTTCGTCGGGGTCATCGAATTCGGAAACATCGACAACGCCTTCGCTTTTGAGACCGATTTCGAGAATTACATCGTTGCCAATCTGCTGAAGAATTCTGCCCTTAAGAATTGTGCCGGGCGTTAATGCGTCAACTTTCTTTTGCAGCGCTTCCGCGAGAAGAGCGTTCTCATCTGCGCTGAATAGTTCGTTAACCTTGCTGTCGAGCTCCTCGGGGGTAAAACCTAATTTTCTAACAATATTTCTATCAACCATAAAACCTTCCTTCTGTTCGTGGAGTACATTAATCGGCCGATGCGTCCTCCACATACATTTTAAACGCAACTGCCATACAATTTATTGACATAAAAACGCATTGACCTTACGTAGCCAATGCGTATCTAATCCCTGAATTGCAATGCCTTTATTCTTATTTTTTCTTCTTTCGGCTGCCGCACATCCGCAGATTCTCGACAAAATCATCGATAATCCATTGCGGCGTGGAAGCTCCTGCCGTAATACCGGCAACATTATTACCGGAAAGGATACTTTTATCAAGTTCTTTCCAGTTTTGCAAATGAAAGGTTTTTTTATTGTATTTTTTGCAGACCTGGGCCAGTTTTCTTGTGTTGGCGCTATGTAAACCCCCGAGAATAAACATTATATCGACTTTTTTGCACAATCCGACGGCACAACTCTGCCTTTTAATAGCTTCCTTACATAAGGTGTTAATCACTTTCAGCTCTGAAAAATTGGTTTGGGCTATTTCGGCAATCATTTCCGCAAAATGCTCGGGGCTTTGCGTGGTTTGGCATATTATCCCTAACTTCTTGAATTTGCTAAGTTTAGCAACATCTTTTTTGCCGCCTACAACCGCAATATCAGGTGCGTAGCCAAGCACTGCCTGTACTTCAGGATGGCCTTTGTCTCCAATCATCGCCACTTTGTAGCCCTGACTATGAAGAAGTTTCGCAATTTTTTGCACTCTTTTCACGAGCACACAGGTAGCGTCAACGATTTTGAAGCCTTTTTGCCTGATTTTCCTTATTTGTTCGGCGGTTGCGCCATGCGAACGAATGATTACCGTGCCTGATTTTACTTTCCCGATTTTCTCGACACTTTTCAGCCCCGCCGCGGAGAGTTTTTTGACCACATCCTTATTATGAATGATTTCGCCCAGACTATATACGTTTTTCTCTCCGGCAAGAGTCTTTTCGGCCATCGTTATGGCGTTTCTTACTCCTGGACAAAAAC is part of the Phycisphaerae bacterium genome and harbors:
- the ispH gene encoding 4-hydroxy-3-methylbut-2-enyl diphosphate reductase: MKVIVAQSCGFCPGVRNAITMAEKTLAGEKNVYSLGEIIHNKDVVKKLSAAGLKSVEKIGKVKSGTVIIRSHGATAEQIRKIRQKGFKIVDATCVLVKRVQKIAKLLHSQGYKVAMIGDKGHPEVQAVLGYAPDIAVVGGKKDVAKLSKFKKLGIICQTTQSPEHFAEMIAEIAQTNFSELKVINTLCKEAIKRQSCAVGLCKKVDIMFILGGLHSANTRKLAQVCKKYNKKTFHLQNWKELDKSILSGNNVAGITAGASTPQWIIDDFVENLRMCGSRKKKK